The Gemmatimonadota bacterium genome has a segment encoding these proteins:
- the ligD gene encoding DNA ligase D yields MSTRARFLPVQLATLVEIAPDDSGWTWETKYDGYRLEAVVRRGAATLYTRNGNDWTDRFPTIAAAFADITAASAVIDGEVVILSARSANFRKLQDFLGGDQSLRPVYFAFDLLELDGRDLRGLPLAARRVQLDRLLKGATGDVRIGQRLRGAPATLLARVCAQGREGIIGKRLDATYHAGRDSSWIKLKCGKRQEFVILGYTAPKNSRSGFGSLLLGVHDATGLRYAGRVGSGFSDALLRSMHRTLESLAVAKAPTIHFPERPPRGVHWVRPKLVAEVSFSEWTASGSLRHPVFIGLRQDKPAHHIQKEVAAMTRSPAATTHRRQAKPDSGTTVAGVEISHPDRIVYPEAGITKLELARFLERFAPLMLPHVGNRPLSLVRCPEGIAEECFFQKHWTGKLPDSLTSVAITQSDRAKHPYVVVRDARGLVTLAQWGVMEIHPWGARADAPERPDRILFDLDPGPGVSWDDVRSATFGLRSLLDELGLDSWVKTSGGKGLHIMVPIARTATWKEVASFAQAVAVHMATHFPDRFIAKASKAARRGVIFVDWLRNTRGATAVGTWSPRARVEAGVSVPISWRALASIASGNQHTLPTLQDAPLPRSDPWRAVLESRQRLTKAMRKQIDV; encoded by the coding sequence GTGAGTACCCGCGCCCGATTTCTTCCCGTGCAGCTCGCCACCCTGGTCGAGATCGCCCCTGACGACAGCGGCTGGACCTGGGAAACCAAGTACGATGGCTATCGCCTCGAGGCAGTTGTCCGACGAGGCGCTGCGACGCTCTACACGCGCAATGGCAACGACTGGACCGACCGCTTCCCGACCATCGCAGCAGCATTCGCCGACATCACAGCCGCCTCGGCCGTTATCGATGGCGAAGTTGTGATCCTCTCGGCCCGCTCCGCCAACTTCCGCAAGTTGCAGGATTTCCTGGGAGGCGATCAATCGCTCCGGCCGGTCTACTTCGCGTTCGACCTGCTCGAACTCGACGGCCGTGATCTCCGGGGTCTCCCGCTCGCCGCGAGACGCGTTCAACTCGACCGTTTGCTCAAGGGCGCCACTGGCGACGTGCGGATTGGCCAGCGCCTGCGCGGGGCACCCGCAACGCTTCTCGCAAGGGTTTGCGCACAGGGCCGTGAAGGGATCATCGGGAAGCGTCTCGACGCGACATACCACGCCGGCCGGGATTCGTCGTGGATCAAGCTGAAGTGCGGCAAGCGGCAGGAATTCGTCATCCTGGGCTATACCGCTCCGAAGAATTCGCGCAGCGGATTTGGCTCGCTGTTGCTGGGAGTACACGATGCAACCGGGCTACGCTATGCCGGCCGGGTTGGCTCCGGCTTCAGTGACGCGCTGCTGCGATCGATGCACCGAACCCTCGAGTCGCTCGCCGTCGCCAAGGCGCCAACGATTCACTTCCCGGAGCGTCCACCCCGGGGCGTGCACTGGGTCAGGCCGAAACTCGTCGCCGAGGTCTCGTTCAGCGAATGGACGGCAAGCGGCTCGTTGCGACATCCGGTCTTCATCGGCCTGCGACAGGACAAGCCCGCTCACCACATTCAGAAAGAGGTCGCCGCAATGACCCGCTCCCCCGCGGCCACGACGCACCGGCGACAGGCCAAGCCCGATTCGGGCACCACAGTCGCCGGAGTCGAGATCAGCCACCCCGATCGGATCGTCTATCCCGAGGCCGGCATTACCAAGCTGGAGCTCGCGCGCTTCCTTGAGCGGTTCGCGCCGCTGATGCTGCCGCACGTCGGCAATCGGCCGCTATCGCTGGTGCGCTGCCCGGAGGGGATCGCCGAGGAGTGCTTCTTCCAGAAACACTGGACGGGCAAGCTTCCGGATAGCCTCACCTCGGTGGCGATCACCCAGTCCGACCGAGCGAAACATCCCTATGTCGTAGTGAGGGACGCGCGCGGCCTCGTCACCCTCGCACAGTGGGGTGTCATGGAAATACACCCCTGGGGGGCTCGCGCAGATGCTCCCGAGCGCCCCGATCGGATCCTCTTCGATCTCGATCCCGGTCCCGGCGTGAGCTGGGATGACGTCCGGAGCGCCACCTTCGGCCTCCGTTCACTCCTCGATGAGCTGGGCCTCGACTCGTGGGTCAAGACCAGCGGAGGCAAGGGCCTGCACATCATGGTGCCGATCGCGCGAACCGCGACCTGGAAAGAGGTTGCCTCCTTCGCGCAGGCGGTGGCGGTGCATATGGCAACACATTTCCCGGATCGATTCATCGCCAAGGCGTCGAAGGCCGCGCGACGCGGCGTGATCTTCGTGGACTGGCTCCGGAATACGCGCGGTGCCACGGCGGTGGGGACCTGGTCGCCGAGGGCGCGGGTCGAGGCGGGGGTCTCGGTGCCGATCTCCTGGCGGGCCCTGGCCAGCATCGCGAGCGGCAACCAGCATACGCTACCGACGCTGCAGGATGCACCGTTGCCGAGAAGTGACCCGTGGCGCGCTGTCCTGGAGAGTCGTCAGCGTCTCACGAAGGCGATGCGCAAGCAGATCGACGTGTAA
- a CDS encoding CocE/NonD family hydrolase, giving the protein MFRLCAVLAVGAAFPAAAANPLASTTYERKELSIPMRDGTLHFAVALIPKGATGPLPILLIRTAFSAAREFRTADLPASLRELGEDGYIFVTEDIRGRFGSEGTFVTSRPMADPRDPRGVDESTDAWDTIDWLIKQLPANSGKVGVLGVSYRGWLAGLAGVHPHPALKAISPQAPSADTWLGDDFFHQGAFRQTQGVIYSAYIEGTNGLAIPDYDQFQFYLRQATLSNIGKTAGVAELPSWVGFRSHPAYDAYWQARAMQRVLTSSEVPTLFVGGVWDEEDILGASIGYRTLEAHDAKGLNRLVLGPWSHGAWARGSADSLGPIALGSATGDYFRDKIQRPWFAWYLHGKGDGHFPEVWAFETGANKWRTFDAWPARESTSKKFYLHAQGVLSFDPPKPGKEAFDAYRADPAHPVPNTPRPDDGSAASSWLQQDQRFVDGRPDVLTWVSAALTSDITVVGNVVAHLFASTTGTDADWVVKLIDVYPEEVADHPQMGGYQFMVNADILRGRYWKGFERATPIPANRVIPYQVDLHEQLYRFLKGHRIMVQVQSSWFPMYDRNPQRFVANIFEARVGDFQPSEHRVWHTPAWPSHIAVRVMP; this is encoded by the coding sequence ATGTTCCGACTCTGCGCCGTTCTCGCTGTTGGCGCTGCATTCCCAGCCGCTGCAGCGAACCCACTCGCATCGACAACATACGAGCGCAAGGAACTCAGCATCCCGATGCGGGACGGCACCCTGCACTTCGCCGTTGCGCTGATCCCGAAGGGCGCCACGGGGCCACTTCCCATCCTGCTGATCCGCACTGCCTTCAGCGCCGCACGCGAGTTCCGCACAGCTGATCTGCCGGCCTCGCTGCGCGAGCTCGGAGAAGATGGCTACATCTTCGTGACCGAGGACATTCGTGGGCGCTTCGGATCAGAGGGCACCTTCGTCACCAGTCGACCAATGGCCGATCCGCGCGACCCCCGCGGCGTCGATGAATCGACGGATGCGTGGGACACGATCGACTGGCTCATCAAGCAGCTTCCCGCCAACAGCGGCAAGGTCGGCGTCCTCGGCGTTTCGTATCGCGGCTGGCTCGCCGGCCTTGCCGGTGTGCACCCGCATCCCGCATTGAAAGCGATCTCGCCCCAGGCGCCCAGCGCCGACACCTGGCTGGGCGACGACTTCTTTCACCAGGGCGCTTTTCGCCAGACCCAGGGCGTGATCTACTCGGCATACATCGAGGGGACAAATGGCCTCGCCATTCCGGATTACGACCAGTTCCAGTTCTACCTGCGACAGGCGACCCTGAGCAACATCGGCAAGACGGCCGGCGTCGCCGAGTTGCCTTCGTGGGTCGGGTTCCGGTCGCATCCCGCGTACGACGCCTACTGGCAGGCGCGCGCGATGCAGCGCGTCCTCACCAGCTCCGAGGTCCCGACGCTCTTCGTGGGCGGCGTGTGGGACGAGGAGGATATCCTCGGCGCTTCGATCGGGTATCGCACACTGGAAGCGCACGACGCCAAGGGGCTCAACCGGCTGGTGCTTGGTCCCTGGTCACATGGCGCGTGGGCGCGCGGCAGTGCCGATTCGCTGGGGCCGATCGCCCTGGGGAGCGCCACGGGGGACTACTTCCGTGACAAGATCCAGCGGCCCTGGTTTGCCTGGTACCTGCACGGCAAGGGTGATGGTCACTTCCCCGAAGTCTGGGCGTTCGAGACCGGGGCGAACAAGTGGCGGACCTTTGATGCGTGGCCCGCGCGCGAGTCGACCTCGAAGAAGTTCTACCTGCACGCGCAGGGGGTGTTGTCGTTTGATCCGCCGAAGCCGGGAAAGGAGGCGTTCGACGCCTATCGTGCTGACCCGGCGCATCCCGTGCCCAACACCCCGCGCCCCGACGATGGGTCGGCCGCGAGCAGCTGGCTGCAACAGGACCAGCGTTTCGTGGACGGTCGACCCGATGTGCTCACCTGGGTCTCCGCAGCTCTGACGAGCGACATCACGGTTGTCGGCAACGTGGTGGCGCACCTCTTTGCTTCCACGACGGGGACGGACGCCGACTGGGTCGTCAAGCTCATCGACGTCTACCCCGAAGAGGTGGCGGACCACCCGCAGATGGGCGGCTACCAGTTCATGGTGAACGCCGACATCCTGCGCGGGCGCTACTGGAAGGGGTTTGAGCGCGCAACACCGATTCCAGCAAACCGGGTGATTCCCTATCAGGTGGATCTGCACGAGCAGCTCTATCGCTTCCTGAAGGGACATCGGATCATGGTCCAGGTGCAGAGCAGCTGGTTCCCGATGTATGACCGGAATCCCCAGCGCTTCGTTGCCAACATCTTCGAGGCGCGGGTGGGCGACTTCCAGCCGTCGGAGCATCGGGTCTGGCACACGCCCGCATGGCCGTCGCATATCGCCGTGCGGGTGATGCCCTGA
- a CDS encoding DUF4350 domain-containing protein has translation MRTRLRLVAPQVLLAVVAHSLAAQQVSDTLFQPRVGIQAYPKGAGPAVLIDEAHVNFHTVEGRYLTFARLLRNDGYVVSANRVPFSRASLARAKVLVIANALNRRNESRWELPTPSAFTIAEVAAVKSWVAGGGSLLLIADHMPFPGAAAELAAAFGVALTNGFVTDSISGEGNLGFTRATGLADHVITRGRTPSERIDSIVAFTGEAFRLTGPGSALITFGPHTTNFYPRESFEVKPDTRREPARGMLQGAAIEFGAGRVAVFGEAAMFSAQLGGPDHDRIGMNAPNAPQNAQFALNVVHWLSKLL, from the coding sequence ATGCGCACCCGCCTTCGACTCGTTGCTCCGCAAGTTCTCCTCGCGGTCGTCGCCCATTCGCTAGCCGCTCAGCAGGTCTCCGACACCCTCTTTCAGCCGAGGGTGGGCATTCAAGCATACCCGAAAGGTGCCGGGCCCGCCGTCCTGATTGACGAGGCGCACGTCAACTTCCACACGGTGGAGGGGCGTTACCTGACCTTTGCGCGCCTGCTTCGCAATGATGGCTATGTCGTGAGCGCCAATCGGGTTCCCTTCTCGAGAGCGTCACTGGCGCGGGCCAAGGTGCTGGTCATCGCCAACGCCCTCAACCGGCGCAATGAGTCTCGCTGGGAGCTTCCGACCCCGTCGGCCTTCACCATCGCCGAGGTGGCTGCAGTGAAGTCGTGGGTCGCAGGCGGCGGGTCGCTGCTGCTCATCGCCGACCATATGCCGTTCCCTGGTGCCGCGGCCGAACTCGCGGCGGCCTTCGGCGTCGCCCTCACCAACGGCTTCGTGACCGATTCCATCAGCGGCGAGGGAAACCTCGGCTTCACGCGTGCCACCGGACTGGCCGATCACGTCATTACTCGCGGCCGGACTCCTTCGGAACGCATCGATTCGATCGTGGCATTCACTGGCGAAGCCTTTCGCTTGACCGGACCGGGCAGCGCGCTGATCACCTTCGGGCCGCACACCACCAACTTCTACCCCAGGGAATCTTTCGAGGTCAAACCGGATACTCGACGCGAGCCTGCTCGCGGAATGCTGCAAGGCGCGGCAATCGAATTCGGTGCGGGCCGCGTGGCCGTGTTTGGCGAGGCAGCAATGTTCTCGGCCCAATTGGGCGGACCTGACCACGATCGGATCGGAATGAACGCACCCAACGCTCCGCAGAATGCGCAATTCGCACTCAACGTTGTGCACTGGCTGAGCAAGCTGCTCTAG
- a CDS encoding GNAT family N-acetyltransferase has protein sequence MMRLVRPATEHLESYRDALTRGWYPDNTRPESSADELALIDADVTRFLESHDDLDAKGPPIHLPDGSTTARLPGFRRWLWDGEFCGAIGFRWQPGGEALPPTCLGHLGYTVVSWKRARGYASEALRLMLVEIQALPLRYVELTTLPDNVPSQRVIEANGGVLLERFQLPEAFGSGEALRYRISLR, from the coding sequence TTGATGCGCCTCGTTCGCCCGGCGACTGAACATCTCGAGAGCTACCGCGACGCGCTGACGCGCGGCTGGTATCCGGACAACACCCGGCCGGAGTCATCCGCGGACGAACTGGCGTTGATCGATGCCGATGTCACCCGGTTTCTCGAGAGCCACGACGATCTCGACGCGAAGGGGCCGCCGATCCACCTCCCTGACGGCAGCACGACCGCTCGCCTCCCTGGCTTCCGCCGCTGGCTGTGGGACGGTGAGTTCTGTGGCGCCATAGGTTTTCGATGGCAACCGGGAGGTGAGGCGCTCCCGCCGACCTGCCTCGGGCATCTGGGGTATACGGTGGTGTCGTGGAAGCGGGCGCGTGGCTACGCGAGTGAAGCACTTCGCCTGATGCTCGTGGAAATCCAGGCGCTGCCGTTGCGGTATGTGGAGCTCACGACATTGCCTGACAACGTGCCGTCGCAGCGGGTAATCGAAGCAAATGGCGGCGTGTTGCTCGAACGCTTCCAGCTGCCGGAGGCTTTCGGTAGCGGCGAGGCCCTGCGGTATCGCATCTCATTGCGTTGA
- a CDS encoding papain-like cysteine protease family protein — translation MRPGTRLVLRLSALSGLIAGIPQALLAQSRGAPAVLQVPYLAQSELLCGGAAVAMVERWWGKRGVSPEEFGALVRPSEGGIRTDELVATTASRGWQTQAIAGTPDAVMQSLRDSIPVIALIQVGRNRFHYVVVVGWSDSRVVYHDPAVAPFASVAIETFLKRWNGADRWALLIRPPPVAAVVPSHLPPITVDSLPCRPWLDAAVTEAGENQLVRADSLLGKARQACPGEALVLRELAGVRFRQGLYPEAVNIAQAYLAQVPTDTLGWQLLASSRYLAGDRDGALAAWNHIGRLTVDFVNVVGVRRIRFTVFADAIGIRAGGLLTMENRGVAERRLRDIPAVGIGSVRYAPVSGGVAEVQAAVVERPIIDPPRRLILMNAISALSFREVDLAVASPFRAGELWSGQWRWDAGHPRLALRVELPAKVGIPAVLSVEESREEYRFTEVAPDSGIPRQRRRATTVGIAGWLSPHLELMSAIRYERWVEADYVAVALGGAVHSARDRVVMSLQGEQAAPLRQQPAYQRVQARLSWKAPRGPASIELAARAGGDWASADAPEGVWPLAGGNLTWAIPLRAHRMSPSERRPTQRLGRTILHGGLSIDRRVGRIGLAGLGVGAFVDAARVMSSPAGGSDRRDYLDAGAGIRIDLPGARLGALRVDLARSLLAEKRWGVSVGVEQPWPLRLRWMP, via the coding sequence ATGCGCCCGGGCACACGGCTGGTCTTGCGACTCTCCGCGCTGTCCGGGCTCATCGCGGGTATCCCCCAGGCTCTTCTCGCCCAGTCTCGCGGCGCTCCGGCAGTACTGCAGGTCCCCTACCTTGCGCAGTCGGAATTGCTCTGTGGCGGCGCGGCCGTCGCGATGGTCGAGCGCTGGTGGGGGAAACGCGGCGTCTCCCCGGAGGAGTTCGGTGCGCTGGTGCGGCCGAGCGAAGGGGGGATCCGGACCGATGAGCTGGTCGCAACGACTGCGTCGCGCGGCTGGCAGACGCAGGCGATCGCCGGCACTCCCGATGCAGTGATGCAATCGTTGCGCGACAGTATTCCCGTGATCGCGCTGATCCAGGTTGGTCGCAATCGCTTCCACTACGTTGTCGTTGTCGGCTGGAGTGACTCACGGGTGGTCTATCATGATCCCGCCGTTGCGCCATTCGCCTCGGTCGCTATCGAAACGTTTCTGAAGCGCTGGAATGGGGCTGATCGCTGGGCCTTACTGATCCGTCCGCCGCCGGTTGCGGCTGTGGTGCCATCGCACCTTCCCCCGATCACCGTTGATTCGCTGCCTTGCCGTCCCTGGCTTGATGCAGCGGTGACCGAGGCGGGCGAGAATCAGCTCGTCCGCGCGGACTCGCTGCTTGGCAAGGCGCGACAGGCATGCCCGGGCGAAGCCCTGGTGCTCCGGGAACTCGCGGGGGTCCGCTTCCGCCAAGGTCTCTACCCGGAAGCCGTGAACATCGCGCAGGCATACCTCGCGCAAGTCCCCACTGACACTCTCGGATGGCAACTACTCGCCAGCAGCCGATACCTCGCCGGCGATCGTGATGGCGCGCTCGCAGCGTGGAATCATATCGGCCGGCTCACGGTCGATTTCGTGAACGTGGTCGGAGTTCGGCGGATCAGGTTCACTGTCTTCGCGGATGCCATCGGAATCCGGGCGGGCGGCCTGCTCACGATGGAGAATCGTGGCGTGGCGGAGCGCCGGTTGCGCGACATACCGGCTGTTGGAATTGGCTCGGTACGGTATGCGCCGGTGTCGGGCGGAGTGGCAGAAGTTCAGGCCGCCGTTGTCGAGCGACCGATCATCGATCCTCCCCGCCGGTTGATCCTGATGAATGCCATCAGCGCCCTCTCATTCCGCGAGGTCGACCTCGCCGTGGCATCGCCATTCCGCGCTGGTGAGCTTTGGTCAGGACAGTGGCGCTGGGACGCCGGTCATCCCCGGCTGGCGCTTCGTGTGGAGCTGCCGGCAAAGGTAGGAATCCCGGCCGTACTGAGCGTCGAGGAGAGCAGGGAGGAGTATCGGTTCACCGAGGTTGCCCCGGATTCGGGGATCCCTCGTCAGCGACGGCGAGCCACCACCGTCGGTATCGCCGGTTGGTTGAGCCCTCATCTCGAGTTGATGAGTGCGATACGGTACGAGCGTTGGGTCGAGGCGGACTACGTCGCAGTCGCCCTCGGCGGAGCCGTGCACTCGGCGCGGGATCGTGTGGTAATGTCCTTGCAGGGAGAGCAGGCGGCGCCGCTACGGCAGCAGCCGGCGTATCAGCGAGTCCAGGCGCGGCTATCCTGGAAAGCCCCTCGCGGGCCCGCGAGCATTGAACTCGCCGCGCGTGCGGGTGGCGACTGGGCCTCGGCAGATGCGCCTGAAGGCGTATGGCCACTCGCCGGCGGCAACCTCACCTGGGCGATTCCGCTGCGCGCGCACCGGATGAGCCCGAGCGAACGCCGACCGACGCAGCGACTGGGTCGCACCATTCTGCACGGTGGCCTCTCGATTGATCGCAGGGTTGGAAGGATCGGGCTTGCTGGTCTCGGGGTCGGTGCATTTGTCGATGCGGCGAGGGTCATGAGCTCCCCTGCCGGGGGAAGCGATCGTCGCGACTATCTCGATGCCGGGGCCGGCATCCGGATTGACCTGCCTGGCGCTCGCCTCGGGGCACTTCGCGTCGATCTTGCGCGCAGCCTCCTCGCCGAGAAGCGGTGGGGTGTCTCGGTGGGAGTCGAACAGCCCTGGCCGTTGCGTCTCCGCTGGATGCCATAG
- a CDS encoding DNA polymerase ligase N-terminal domain-containing protein, translating to MALDEYRRKRSFSHTTEPRGRKAKSAGGNSFVVQHHLASHEHHDFRLELDGVLKSWAVPKLVSNTAGVRRLAVEVEDHPLAYGSFEGEIPAGQYGAGTVRIYDHGTWEPEGDPHEGLREGKLTFSLHGKKLKGRWVLVRTEASEGRSKPQWLLIKRKRE from the coding sequence ATGGCACTCGACGAGTACCGTCGCAAGCGCAGCTTCTCGCACACGACAGAGCCTCGCGGCAGGAAGGCGAAGTCGGCAGGTGGCAATTCGTTTGTGGTGCAACATCACCTCGCGTCGCACGAGCATCACGACTTCCGCCTGGAACTCGACGGCGTGCTGAAAAGCTGGGCCGTGCCCAAACTCGTGAGCAACACTGCCGGGGTGCGCCGCCTCGCCGTGGAAGTCGAGGATCATCCGCTGGCCTATGGGTCATTCGAAGGGGAGATCCCGGCGGGGCAGTACGGTGCGGGCACCGTGCGCATCTACGATCATGGGACCTGGGAGCCCGAGGGCGATCCGCACGAAGGACTGCGCGAAGGCAAACTCACTTTCTCACTCCACGGCAAGAAACTGAAGGGGCGCTGGGTGCTGGTGCGCACCGAAGCGAGTGAGGGGCGCTCCAAACCGCAGTGGCTGCTCATCAAGCGAAAGCGCGAGTGA
- a CDS encoding VOC family protein, translating into MTDEPNRPVRRTEPESFRARKSSASLTVKDLQVSLAWYRDVLGFHVGQVYEREGRPVAVALKAGAVELLLGQDDGAKGIDREKGQGFSLQFTTAQSIDSIAKRVRAHGGMLASEPADMPWGVRVFRLRDPDGFTLVISSEKP; encoded by the coding sequence ATGACCGACGAGCCGAACCGCCCCGTCCGCCGCACTGAACCGGAATCCTTCCGGGCACGGAAGTCGTCCGCGTCACTCACCGTCAAGGATCTGCAGGTGAGTCTCGCCTGGTATCGTGACGTGCTCGGTTTCCACGTGGGCCAAGTCTACGAACGCGAGGGCAGGCCGGTCGCCGTGGCGCTCAAGGCCGGCGCGGTGGAACTCCTGCTCGGCCAGGACGACGGCGCGAAAGGAATCGATCGCGAAAAGGGGCAGGGGTTTTCCCTGCAATTCACCACGGCGCAGAGTATCGACTCGATCGCGAAGCGGGTGCGGGCGCACGGCGGCATGCTCGCGTCGGAACCGGCCGATATGCCTTGGGGGGTGCGGGTATTCCGGCTCAGGGATCCCGATGGCTTCACTCTGGTGATCTCGTCGGAAAAACCGTAA